The genomic DNA CGCCGGCAGCGCCGCCTCGGCGTCGTCGATCCCGCTGCTCGGCCCCGACGCGGCGGAAAAGCGCTGGCAAGACCTGACGCCGGCGCAGCAGCGCGCCCTCGAACCGCTGAAAAAAGGCTGGGAAGACCTGGGCCCGGTGCGCAAGCAGAAATGGCTGGAAATCGCCGGCCGTTTCGAATCGATGAAACCGGCCGAACAGCAGCGCGTACATGCGCGCATGCGCGAATGGGTCGAGCTGACGCCGGAAGAACGCAAGGCCGTGCGCGAGAACTACGCGCGCGCGCAGAAGATCATGGGCGGCAAGAAGGCCGCCCAGTGGGAGCAGTACCTGCTGCTGCCCGAAGAAGAGAAGCGCAAGCTGGCCGATGCCGCCGCCGCCAAGAAGCCGCAGGCCGCCAAGCCGCCGACGCCGAAGCAGATCCTCGCCAAGACGCCGCAGCCGATCAAGCAGCACCCGAGCGTGCTGCCGTCGGTGCCGCCACCGCCTGCCGTGGCGGCCCAGCCGGCCCCGGCACCGGTCGCGGCTCCCGTCGCGCCACCTGCCCCACACCCACGCCGGCAGCACCGGAAATCGTCTACCCGCTCGAAGGTGCCGTGACGCCGGCCGCGATCGTCACCCCGCCAGCCCCGGCACCGGCCGCACAGAATGCTCCCGCCAATGCCGGTAAATAACGTGGTCGCGCCGGTCGGCGTGCCGGCCATCGGCCGCCGGCTGGTCTCGATGGTGTACGAGCTGCTGCTGGGTTTTGCCGTGCTGTTCCTGCCCTTCCTCGTATTCGAGATGCTCGTCAAGGCCAGCCATGCGCCGGCCGTCGAGCACATGCGCCAGGCCCTGGCCTTCCTGGTGCTGGGCGCCTACTTCATCCATCAATGGACGCGCAAGGGCCAGACCCTGGCCATGCAGACCTGGCGCATCCGCCTGCAGATGCCGGACGGCGCCATGGTGCCGCCGCGTGTGGCCACCTTGCGCTACCTGCTGTGCTGGTTATGGGTGCTGCCCGCCGCCGCCGTTTGCCTGGCCTTCGACCTGCATCGCTGGCAGGCCATTGGCGCGCTGGCCATCGGCATCGTGGCCTGGTCGCTGACGGCGCTGCTCGACCGCGAGCGCCAGTTCCTGCATGACCGGATCGCCGGCACGCGGCTGGTGCAGCTGCCCAAGCCGGAAAAGCGGGTCAAGGCCGCAGCCTGATCTTGCAAGCGGGTCCAGGTGCCGCCATCTGGCCCGGATGAAGCGCCTCGACGACAGCCCGACCGAACCCCTGTGCCCCTGTGCGGCCGCCCGCTGGGCACCGAAAACATCGACCGCCACCATCTGGTGCCGCGCACCTTCAAGGGCAAGGCGCAATTCCCATCCATAAGATCTGCCACCGCAAGATCCACGCCGTGTTCACGGAGCGCGAGCTGTTCAAGACGTATCACACGTGGGAGGCGCTGCAGGCGCACGAGGAGATTCGCACGTTTATCGACTGGGTGGCGAGGAGGCCGCCGGGGTTTTATACCTCGACGGCGACGTCGAATGCAAAGAAGCGGCGGTGACAAGCCCGGGGCCGCTATTCCCGTGTGCTGCCAAGCCAGATTTCGAGCGGCTGTGTGCCAGCAGTTGGGCGTCGGCGACCGCAGCCAGAGCACGGCGGCCTGCCTTGCACGTAAGCGCGCGACCTTGCCGGCAAGTGCTGTTACCTTCGCCAGCCGGGCTGCGTGTGCATCCACGCACGCCCCGCACGTTGGGCTTCAACTCGTCGGGTTAAGTTACCTACCCTTGTGGAAGGGAGCCCATGCGTTGCCATCGCACGAGCTTCCCTCTCAAGACGGATCAGCTCAAGCCAACCTTACCTTCACGAATGAATGCCCGTCCATGCCAATAAACACGGTACTCCAGTCGATGGTTCAGCATCGCCGGGGTAACGTGGAACGGCAGGGAGAAATACTCATACCGGCCGGTTTGCTTGAACTGCTTGCGGGTGACCGTACGCTGGTGCAACACCGCGTAGTTATTGTCCACGTCGACGATTTCCAGGCGCAACTGATCGGCGTCATCGGACGTATTGTTATCGATCATGAAGCTCCAGGTAGCGATATGATCGCCCTCCGGCAGCCCGGCATAATAGGGACCGAATTGCAGGTAGCCCGGCGTGTCCTGGGTCATATTGGCCGACCAGCCGTCGCCGTCCGCGCGCCCGATATTGTGGCCGATGCCCGCTGCCGTCATGGTCCAGCTGCGATCGAAGCCGCCGTACTGTTCATTGGCCACCAGTGCCCGCCGCGTCACCGGGGACATGGCGTCGATGCGGTAATAGACGTAATCACGGCCGCCCACGTTCAGGAACGCCGGACCGTCATTGCCGAACGAATCAACTGCCGTCGTATTGTCGGTCTGCGGCAGGATCGGGTTCTGCCTGAATTTCGTCCAGGTCGTGAGATTGCTCGACCGCGCGAATGCGGACGACCAACGGCTGTGCTGATACGTTCCGTTCGAGCCGATCGCATCGCTGACTTCATACACCATGTAGTAGGCGCCGTTTTGCTTGATGACCTTGCGACGGCCGGCCGTTCCCGCTTCGGGGGTACCCGGCACCGTGCGAATGACCGGGTTCGTCGATACCTTTTGCAAGGCCATCAGGTCCGTTCCCTTGGCCATGCCGATCTGGCAGACCGTTCCGTCGAAGCCATGATAGAACACGTACCAGATGCCGTTTTCCTTGTAGATGCTAGGCGTACCGATGCCGCGGCTCTCCCAACCTGGCTTGTTGGGATCGATCGGATCCGGCCGGGTATCGAAGCGCAGGATAAGGCCCTTTTTCGTGAAGGTCTTGCCGTCCGTGGAGGTGGCCAGGCCGATATTGGGGGCAATGTAGCCGGTACCCGTCGACTCGTAGACCATGTAGTAAGTACCGTTTTCGTACCATACGCCAGGGAACGAGGCCATGATACTGTCGGGCGATCCGGCAGCACCCGATTCCAGCACAGGTCCTTTGTCGACAAACGTTACACCGTCCGTCGATTCAGCCAATCCCACACCAAGGTGTCCATTGATATTGCGAATATAGTAGGCCTTGATGACGCCGTTTACCGTCACTGTGTCGATAAAGTGCATATTGAAGCTGGCGCCCAAGTTGGTGTTGGTGCGATCGAGTTTCAGGAATGCGCGATTGTTATCGACGAGATCGGAGACAGTGGGCACTTGCGCCCAGGCGGGGCTGGCGGCAGCAAAAGCCAGCGCGACTATGCAGCCGATACGGGAAAGGGATTTCTTCATTAAGGCCTCTTGGAAGCGTTTGAACGGGAACACCGCCCCGCCGCGTTGGCCGCGGTGGCGCAGTCCGGCAATTGTCCTCGAACCGGTACACCAAAAAGCTCACGAATTGTCACAGCGTGCAAAAAAAATCGGTAACACTGCGACCGTATCGGGGCGCCCGATGACCTGCTGGATGCGATGTGCCCGGCCGTGTTGGCCGGTGCAAGAGATGCGCGAGGGATCGGACCGGGTTGCGGTCGATGCAAGCGTCAGAACCGCTCGAACCCCTGCAGGTAGCGCCACTCGCCCACGGCCAGCCCGGCCATGGAGAGCCGGCCGATGCGCAGGCGCTTGAGCGCCACCGGCGTCAGGCCGACGGCCTTGCACATGCGGTCGATCTGGCTGGGCTTCGGGCCCTTGACGGCAAAGCGCAGCCGGCCTTCGTTCTGCCAGCTGACTTTCGTCGCGCCCTGGTTCAGCTGGGCCAGGCCATTCTCGACGATCGTGCCGCGCACGTCGACGATGATCTCCTGCTCGACCTTGTCGCCCTCCTCCACCAGCTTGCGCGCCACCCGGTGGTCCTGCGTGAACACGAACAGGCCGCTCGCTGCGTAGTCCAGCGGCAGCGCCGGGGTGAGATTGTGCACGTGGCGCTTCAGGAAGCGCTCCTTCGCCGCCTGCGCATTGCGCGCCTCTGGCACCAGGCACGCGAACGGGTCGACGCCGGCCGGCTTGTGCAGCAGGATCGTGACAGGCACGATTTCCAGCAAGGTGGCATCGGGCGCCAGCACCACGGCCTGCTGCGGTGCCACGCGCGCGCCGGCTTCCTCGACGACGGCGCCATCGACCTGCACGAAGCCGCCCTCGATGTACAGCTCCGCCTCGCGACGGGAACAGGGCACCATGTCCGCCACCCGTTTCGAGAGGCGGATCGTGTCGGAATCGGTCATAGTCAGGTCTCGAAGTAAGTGGTGAAGACGTCGGCCACCGTGCGCAGCTGCGCACGCGTGACGTCCAGGTGCGTGACGAGGCGCAGGCGCGGCGCCATCGACACGCGGATGTGCGCCGCCGCCAGCGCCTCGGCCAGGCCGGCGCACCGCGCTGCCGGCACGTCGACGTAGAAGATGTTGGTTTGCGGCGTGCTGACGGCCAGGCCATCGATGCGCGCCAGCTCGCCGGCCAGGAACGCGGCGTTGGCGTGGTCCTCGGCCAGGCGCTGCACGTTGTGCTCCAGCGCATACAGCCCGGCCGCGCCGATCACGCCGGCCTGGCGCATGCCGCCGCCCAGCATCTTGCGCCAGCGCTTGCCTTCCTCGACGAATGCGCGCGAGCCGCACAGCACGGAGCCGACCGGCGCGCCCAGGCCCTTCGACAGGCACACGGAGACGCTGTCGAAACCGGCCACCGCGTCGCGCAGGCTGATGCCCTGCTGGACCGCGGCATTGCAGATGCGGGCGCCGTCCAGGTGGGTAGCCAGGCCACGCTCGTGCGCCAGCGCCGTCGCCGCGGCGATGTAATCGCGCGGCAGCACGCGGCCGCCGATCGTGTTTTCCAGCGCCAGCAGCTTGGTGCGGGCGAAGTGGACGTCGCGCGGCTTGATCTGCGCGGCGATGTCGTCCAGCGCCAGCGAGCCGTCCGGCTGGTTGGCGATGGGCTGCGGCTGGATGCTGCCCAGCACCGCCGCGCCGCCGCCTTCATAACGGAAGGTGTGCGCTTCCTGGCCGACCAGGTATTCGTCGCCGCGGCCGCAATGGGCCAGCAGTGCGATCAGGTTCGTTTGCGTGCCGGATGGCGCGAACAGCGCCGCCTCGAAGCCGAACAGTTCGGCAGCAAACTCCTGCAAGCGGTTGACGGTCGGGTCGTCGCCGTACACGTCGTCGCCGACCGGTGCCGCGGCCATCGCCTCGCGCATCGCGGGCGATGGCTGGGTGACCGTGTCGCTGCGCAGGTCGATCCAGCTCATCGTGCGCTTTCCGCCACTTGCTCGGCATAGAAGCGGTGGCCCAGTTCTTCCAGGCCGACCGTCTGCAGCACTTCCTGCAGGCGCTCCGTGGGACGGCGGCGCGGCAGGTTCTTGTACGTCGCGACGATCAGTTCGTTCTTCATCGAATGCTCCCAACCGACCAGCTCCGTCACGTTGACCTGGTAGCCGTGTGCTTCCAGCTGCAGGCAGCGCAGCACGTTGGTGACCTGGCTGCCGAATTCGCGCGTGTGGATCGGGTGGCGCCAGATTTCCGTCAGCGCGCTCTTGCCCAGGTCACGGCCTTTGTTCTTGCGCAGCACGGACGCCACCTCGGCCTGGCAGCACGGCACGAGCACCATGTGCTTGGCGCGCTTTTTCAGTGCGAAGTCGATGGCGTCGTCGGTGGCCGTGTTACAGGCGTGCAGCGCGGTGACGATGTCGATTTGTTCGGGCAGTTCGCTCGACGTGGTCGATTCAGCCACCGACAGCGGCAGGAACGACATGCCGGTGAAGCCGAACTTCCCGGCCAGCTCGCGCGAACGCTGCACCAGCTCGTCGCGCGTCTCGATGCCGTAGATGTGCGAATCGTCTTGCAGCGCCTTGAAAAACAGGTCGTACAGGATGAAGCCCAGGTAGGACTTGCCGGCGCCATGGTCGACCAGCGACACGGCACCCTTCTCGGCGCGCACGTCCTGCAGCAGCGGTTCGATGAACTGGTACAGGTGATAGACCTGCTTGAGCTTGCGCCGGCTGTCCTGGTTCAACTTGCCGTCGCGCGTCAGGATGTGCAGCTCCTGCAGCAGCGCGACCGACTGGCCCGGCTTGATTTCCGGGATGTCGGTCACGGTGCTCGGCAGCGGTGCGGCGGGTGCCTTGTTATTGCGCTTCATCGATCCATGCCTGCTGGATGGCTTCCAGGATCTTCTCGCCGCCGCGCTTGTGGTCGTCGTCGAAGCCTTCCAGGGTGACGACCCAGTTGTGCAGGTCGGTGAAGCGGATGGACGTGGGGTCCAGGTTCGGGTACTTGTCGTACAGCGCCTCGGCGATCGCCGTGATGTCGGTCCATTTCATGGCAGCTCCTCAGTGACCGCCTTCGCTGGCATGGTTGATCGTGTACTTCGGAATCTCGACGACGAGGTCCTCGTCGGCCACGATCGCCTGGCACGACAGGCGCGACTGCGCTTCCAGGCCCCAGGCCTTGTCCAGCAGGTCTTCTTCCGTGTCCGTCGCTTCATTGAGCGAATCGAAGCCCTCGCGCACGATCACGTGGCAGGTGGTGCAGGCGCACGACTTCTCGCAGGCGTGCTCGATGTGGATGTCGTTCTCCAGCAGGACGTCGCAGACGGACTTGCCGGCTTGCGTTTCGATCACGGCGCCCTCGGGCACAGCTTGGCGTGGGGCAGGATGACGATTTGTGGCACTTGTTACCTCTGTTGTTTTATATGTTGTGACGACGCTTACGCCACCTGGTCCAGCGCCTTGCCGGCCAGCGCGCTGCGCACGCTGCGGTCCATGCGGCGCGACGCGAATTCCTCGGTGCCGTGCGCCAGCGCTTCCACCGCCGCCTTGACGGCCGTGTGGTCGACCGTGCCGGCCTGCGACTGCGCCAGGATCGCGCGGGTGCTGGTCATCAGCGCATCGACGGCGGTGCGCTCCTCGTCCGACAGCAGCGCCGCGTCCTCGTCCAGCGCGGCCTGGGTGGCCAGCAGGATGCGTTCCGCTTCCACCTGTTCCTCGCGCAGCGCGCGCGCCTTCATGTCCGTCTCGGCCGAGGCATACGAATCCTGCAGCATGCGCGCGACATCGTCGTCGCCCAGGCCATACGACGGCTTGACGGTGATCGACGCTTCCACGTTCGAGCGCAGCTCGCGCGCGGAAACGGACAGCAGCCCGTCCGCGTCGACCTGGTAGGTGATGCGGATGCGCGCCGCGCCGGCGGCCATCGGCGGAATGCCGCGCAGCTCGAAGCGCGCCAGCGAACGGCAGTCCGAGACCAGCTCGCGCTCGCCCTGCAGCACGTGCACCGCCAGCGCGGTCTGGCCATCCTTGAACGTGGTGAACTCCTGCGCCCGGGCGCACGGAATCGTCGAGTTGCGCGGGATGATCTTCTCGACCAGGCCGCCCATCGTCTCGATACCCAGCGACAGCGGGATCACGTCCAGCAGCAGCCAGTCGTCGCCCGGCGCGCGGTTCCCCGCCAGCAGGTTGGCCTGGATGGCGGCGCCCAGCGCCACCACCTTGTCCGGATCGATGTTCGCGTGCGGGATCGTGTGGAAGTACTCGCCCACGGCGCGCTGCACGTGCGGCATGCGCGTGGCGCCGCCGACCATGACGACGCCGTCGATGTCGTCCGCGTCCACGTTGGCGTCGCGCAGCGCCTTCTTGATCGCGTTCATGGTCTTGGCGACCAGGTGTTTCGTGATCTCGGCGAATTTCTCGGCCGTGATCTTCAGGTGCACTTCCTCGCCGGACGACAGGATCGCGTCCACCGTCACTTCCGATTTCGTCGACAGCAGTTCCTTGGCCTCGCGTGCCTTGACCATCAGCACGGCGGTGTCTTCATCGTTCAGCGGCGCCAGCTTCTCCTGCTCGTGGATCCAGCAGAACAGGCGGTGGTCGAAGTCGTCGCCACCCAGCGCGGAATCGCCGCCGGTGGACAGCACTTCGAACACGCCCTTGGACAATTTGAGGATCGAGATGTCGAAAGTGCCGCCGCCCAGGTCGTAGACGGCGAACAGGCCTTCGGATGCATTGTCCAGGCCATACGCGATGGCGGCGGCGGTCGGTTCGGACAGCAGGCGCAGCACGTTCAGGCCGGCCAGCTGGGCCGCATCCTTGGTGGCCTGGCGCTGGGCGTCGTCGAAGTACGCCGGCACGGTGATGACGGCGCCCACCAGGTCGTCGCCCAGCGCATCCTCGGCGCGCTGGCGCAAGGTTGCCAGGATCTGCGCGGACGTCTCGACCGGGCTCTTGATGCCGGCGACGGTCTTCAGCTGCACCATGCCGGGGCCGTCGACGAAGTCGTACGGCAGGTTCTCCACGTAGGCGATGTCCTTCAGCCCGCGGCCCATGAAACGCTTGACGGAGACGATCGTGTTCTTCGGATCGGTGGTCTGCGCGGCCTGCGCCTTGTAGCCGATGTGGGCGTGGCCGTTCGGCAGGTAGCGCACCACGGACGGCAGCAGCGGCCGGCCGTCCTCGTCGTTCAGCACTTCGGGAATGCTGCTGCGCACGGTCGCCACCAGCGAGTTGGTGGTGCCCAGGTCGATACCGACCGCCAGCCGGTGCTGGTGCGGCGCCGTCGACATGCCGGGTTCGGAAATTTGCAGGAGAGCCATGTGAAACCTGTTCTTGTTGTGGGCGCGGGCGCGCCTTGCCTGGATTACGCTTCGATCGCGTCGAAGGCGAAGCGGACTTCTTCGCCGAATTTTTCAAGGAACATCAGCGCACGCACGCCTTGTGCCGCAGCGTGATAGTCGGCGCCGTCCAGCTGGGCCTCGATGGCCTGCAGCTGTTCCTTGCGGGCGGCGCGCAGCTGGGCGTCCAGCTGGTCGAGCAGCGCCGCATCCTTGCCGGCGCGCGCCTCGGCCAGTTCCTCGCGCCACTCCATCTGCTGCATCAGGAAGGCCATCGGCATCGCCGTGTTCGACTCCGTCTGCAGGTCCACGCCGTGCAGCTCGCACAGGTAGCGAGCGCGCTGCTGCGGGTTCTTCAGCGTCTGGTAGGCCTCGTTGGCGCGCGTGGCCCACTGCATCGCCACGCGCTTCTCGGCGTCCGTGGCGTTGACGAATTTATCGGGGTGCACGCGCGACTGCACGTCGCGGTAGGCCGCGTCCAGCGCGGCACCGTCGATCGCGAAGCGTTGCGGCAGGTTGAAAAGCTCGAAGTGATTTTGCACAGTGAGGGCGACGTCAGATGCGGAAGCTTTCGCCGCAGCCGCAGGCGTCTTTTTCGTTCGGGTTGTTGAACTTGAAGCCTTCGTTCAGGCCTTCGCGGGCGAAGTCCAGCTCCGTGCCGTCGATGTACGGCATGCTCTTCGGATCGACAAAGACCTTCACGCCATGCGATTCGAAGACATGGTCGTCCTCGGTTACCTCGTCCACGTACTCCAGCTTGTACGCCAGGCCCGAGCAACCGGTCGTGCGCACGCCAAAGCGCAGGCCGATGCCCTTGCCGCGCCGTTCGATGTAGCGGTTGATGTGCTTCGCAGCTTTTTCGGTCAACGTGATTGCCATACTTTTCCTCCTGATGCTGACGGGGCCACGCGGGCCCCACCCTTTAGGCCGAGTGCTTGGCCTTGTAGTCCTGCACGGCGGCCTTGATCGCGTCTTCGGCCAGGATCGAGCAGTGGATTTTCACCGGCGGCAGCGCCAGCTCTTCGGCGATCTGCGTGTTCTTGATCGACAGGGCCTGGTCCAGCGTCTTGCCCTTGACCCATTCCGTCACCAGGGAGCTCGATGCGATGGCCGAGCCGCAGCCGTAGGTCTTGAATTTCGCGTCTTCGATGACGCCGTCCGCGCCGACCTTGATCTGCAGCTTCATCACGTCGCCGCAGGCCGGGGCGCCCACCATGCCCGTGCCGACGCTTTCGTCGCCCTTTTCAAAGGCGCCCACGTTGCGCGGGTTTTCGTAGTGGTCGAGAACTTTTTCCGAGTAAGCCATTTTGATACTCCTGGTGTGATTGTGACGGGGCGCTTAGTGAGCGGCCCACTGGATCGAATTGATATCGATCCCTTCCTTGAACATGTCCCACAGCGGCGACAGCTCGCGCAGCTTGCCGACCTTCGATTTCATCAGGTCGATGGCGAAGTCGATGTCCTGCTGCGTCGTGAAGCGGCCGATCGTGAAGCGGATCGAGCTGTGCGCCAGTTCGTCGGAACGGCCCAGCGCGCGCAGCACGTAGGACGGTTCCAGGCTGGCCGACGTGCAGGCCGAACCGGACGACACGGCCAGGTCCTTGACGGCCATGATCAGCGACTCGCCTTCTACGTAGTTGAAGCTGACGTTCAGGTTGTGCGGCACGCGGTGGTCCATGTCGCCGTTGATGTACACCTCTTCGATTTCCTGCAGGCCGGAGGCGAGGCGGTCGCGCAGCGCCTTGATGCGCGCGATCTCTTCATCCATCTCGACCTTGGCCAGGCGGAATGCCTCGCCCATGCCGACGATCTGGTGCACCGGCAAGGTGCCCGAGCGCAGGCCGCGCTCGTGGCCGCCGCCGTGCATCTGCGCCTCGATGCGCACACGCGGCTTGCGGCAGACATACAGCGCGCCGATACCCTTCGGACCGTAGGTCTTGTGCGCCGTGAACGTCATCAGGTCGACCTTCAGGTCCTGCAGGTCAATCGCGATCTTGCCCGTGGCCTGGGCCGCGTCGCAGTGGAAGATGATGCCCTTGGAACGGCAGAATGCCGCGATGTCCTTGACGGGCTGGATCACGCCGATCTCGTTATTGACCAGCATGACGGAGACCAGGATGGTGTCCGGACGCACGGCTTCGGCCAGCTGTTCCAGCGTGATCAGGCCGTTGTCCTGCGGGTCCAGGTAGGTCGCCTCGAAGCCCTGGCGTTCCAGTTCGCGCACGGTGTCCAGCACGGCCTTGTGTTCCGTCTTGACGGTGACGATGTGCTTACCCTTCGTCTTGTAGAAGTGCGCCGCGCCCTTGATCGCCAGGTTGTTGCTCTCGGTGGCGCCGGAGGTCCAGATGATCTCGCGCGGGTCGGCGTTGACCAGTGCCGCCACGTGGCCGCGCGCTTCTTCCACAGCCGCCTCCGCCGTCCAGCCGTACATGTGGCTGCGCGACGCCGGATTGCCGAACTGCTCGCGCAGGTAGGGAATCATCTTGTCGGCCACGCGCGGGTCGATCGGCGTCGTGGCCGAATAGTCCATGTAGATCGGGAAGTGCGGCGCGGTGCGAAACTCGACCGGAGCCACCTTGGCGACGTTCTTTTCTGGGGCGTTCATCTTGTTACTCCAAAGGGTTTATCCAAGGGCGGCGTGGTTGCGGTGCATGACCACGACGTTCTGTTCGGCGTTTTTCTGTCTTTGCTGATCGACCAGGTCCTGCAGCGAGACCGAGTCCAGGTAGTCGACCATCTTTTCGTTCAGCGTGGCCCACAACTCGTGGGTCATGCAACGGGCGCCGGTGGCGTGGTCGGCGCCATGGCAGTTTTCCTTGCCGCCGCATTGGGTCGCATCGAGCGGCTCATCGACGGCGATGATGATGTCGGCCACCGTCACCTTGTCGGCGCGGCGGGCCAGGCTGTAGCCACCGCCCGGACCGCGGATCGACTCCACGATCTCGTGCCGACGCAGCTTGCCGAACAGCTGTTCCAGATAGGACAGCGATATGGCCTGGCGCTGGCTGATGCCAGAGAGCGTGACGGGACCCTTGCCCTGGCGCATCGCCAGGTCAATCATCGCGGTCACGGCAAAACGGCCTTTGGTAGTCAGACGCATCACAACCTCGGTTGAGTTCAGACGAGCTCAGGTGAACTGTTGAATTCGGGTAAAAACTCGTGCTCGACAGCCAATCAAAACCTGATTAGTTGATCGATTTAGTCAAGTATAACAGAGTCCTGGGAGGCTTGCCGGAGACGGCTAGAAAGGGAGATGCATCGGGGACAGGCACCGGTTTGCGCGCCGAAGGACACGCAAACCGGTGCCTGTCCCCTCGGGTTTGCCTGGGCCCAACGCGCGATTATATCGGAAAGGGCCGATGCCTGCACGGCTCAGCCTTGGCCCAGCAGGTCATGCGCATCCAGGATGGCAAAGGCGATCTCGGGACGGTTTTCCAGGCAGCGCCGGATGGCGGCCGGGATGGCCTGGCGCGTCTTGCGGCACAGGCCAGGCACGGTGGCGATATCGATGACGAAGCCGCGCACGGTGCGCACCTCGTTCGGCCCGGGCGCGATCGTGAGCCGGATGCCCAGTTGCTCCTCCAGGCGCTGGCCGATGCGCAGCAACTCGGCATAGCTGGCGATCGTTTCGATGCGCTCGATCAGCCGCTTCTCCTCTTCCTTGGTCAGGCGCAGCACGCGCAGGTCCGCGTGGGGGTCGTCCAGCAGCAGCTCGCGGCGGCAGTCGCAGGCACCCGGCGGGCACTCCTTGCGGATCGGAAATGGCAGCGTGGGCGGCGGCGTCAGCATGGCATCGATCGGATGGTCTGGCGTGTGGGGGACGAGTATCCCGCCCGCGCCGGGCATTGTCAAACGTACACGACAATAAGCGATGACGGTTGTGCATGCGGCCCGATCGAAATTGAAATTACTGTTGCAGAGTTGCCACGAGGATTGCATTTCGATAAATGAATCGTGCTACACTTTCCGACGAGCAAAAGCCTCTTCCGTCCTTCCACCACGATCCCATGCCCACTTTCGCTGCGCACGCTGCCGTGCCGCTTTCCCGCTTCCATTGCCTGCGCGGCATGCGGGTACACGCGCGTGCCGGTGTGGTGCGCGCGGCGGCGTATGTGCTGGCGGGATGGCTGGCGTTCGCGCCGCCACTGCACGCGGCGGTCGCGCCCGAGGGCGTGCCGACCGACCGCCGGGTGCTGGTGCTGTACTCGCTGGGCGCCGAT from Pseudoduganella armeniaca includes the following:
- a CDS encoding DUF3106 domain-containing protein, producing the protein MARVPGRTWVLGGAAAVALVIAIGAWVGLRGQPAGAPAGSAASASSIPLLGPDAAEKRWQDLTPAQQRALEPLKKGWEDLGPVRKQKWLEIAGRFESMKPAEQQRVHARMREWVELTPEERKAVRENYARAQKIMGGKKAAQWEQYLLLPEEEKRKLADAAAAKKPQAAKPPTPKQILAKTPQPIKQHPSVLPSVPPPPAVAAQPAPAPVAAPVAPPAPHPRRQHRKSSTRSKVP
- a CDS encoding RDD family protein; its protein translation is MPVNNVVAPVGVPAIGRRLVSMVYELLLGFAVLFLPFLVFEMLVKASHAPAVEHMRQALAFLVLGAYFIHQWTRKGQTLAMQTWRIRLQMPDGAMVPPRVATLRYLLCWLWVLPAAAVCLAFDLHRWQAIGALAIGIVAWSLTALLDRERQFLHDRIAGTRLVQLPKPEKRVKAAA
- a CDS encoding family 43 glycosylhydrolase produces the protein MKKSLSRIGCIVALAFAAASPAWAQVPTVSDLVDNNRAFLKLDRTNTNLGASFNMHFIDTVTVNGVIKAYYIRNINGHLGVGLAESTDGVTFVDKGPVLESGAAGSPDSIMASFPGVWYENGTYYMVYESTGTGYIAPNIGLATSTDGKTFTKKGLILRFDTRPDPIDPNKPGWESRGIGTPSIYKENGIWYVFYHGFDGTVCQIGMAKGTDLMALQKVSTNPVIRTVPGTPEAGTAGRRKVIKQNGAYYMVYEVSDAIGSNGTYQHSRWSSAFARSSNLTTWTKFRQNPILPQTDNTTAVDSFGNDGPAFLNVGGRDYVYYRIDAMSPVTRRALVANEQYGGFDRSWTMTAAGIGHNIGRADGDGWSANMTQDTPGYLQFGPYYAGLPEGDHIATWSFMIDNNTSDDADQLRLEIVDVDNNYAVLHQRTVTRKQFKQTGRYEYFSLPFHVTPAMLNHRLEYRVYWHGRAFIREGKVGLS
- a CDS encoding RNA pseudouridine synthase, with translation MTDSDTIRLSKRVADMVPCSRREAELYIEGGFVQVDGAVVEEAGARVAPQQAVVLAPDATLLEIVPVTILLHKPAGVDPFACLVPEARNAQAAKERFLKRHVHNLTPALPLDYAASGLFVFTQDHRVARKLVEEGDKVEQEIIVDVRGTIVENGLAQLNQGATKVSWQNEGRLRFAVKGPKPSQIDRMCKAVGLTPVALKRLRIGRLSMAGLAVGEWRYLQGFERF
- the ltaE gene encoding low-specificity L-threonine aldolase; this encodes MSWIDLRSDTVTQPSPAMREAMAAAPVGDDVYGDDPTVNRLQEFAAELFGFEAALFAPSGTQTNLIALLAHCGRGDEYLVGQEAHTFRYEGGGAAVLGSIQPQPIANQPDGSLALDDIAAQIKPRDVHFARTKLLALENTIGGRVLPRDYIAAATALAHERGLATHLDGARICNAAVQQGISLRDAVAGFDSVSVCLSKGLGAPVGSVLCGSRAFVEEGKRWRKMLGGGMRQAGVIGAAGLYALEHNVQRLAEDHANAAFLAGELARIDGLAVSTPQTNIFYVDVPAARCAGLAEALAAAHIRVSMAPRLRLVTHLDVTRAQLRTVADVFTTYFET
- a CDS encoding class I SAM-dependent methyltransferase, with product MKRNNKAPAAPLPSTVTDIPEIKPGQSVALLQELHILTRDGKLNQDSRRKLKQVYHLYQFIEPLLQDVRAEKGAVSLVDHGAGKSYLGFILYDLFFKALQDDSHIYGIETRDELVQRSRELAGKFGFTGMSFLPLSVAESTTSSELPEQIDIVTALHACNTATDDAIDFALKKRAKHMVLVPCCQAEVASVLRKNKGRDLGKSALTEIWRHPIHTREFGSQVTNVLRCLQLEAHGYQVNVTELVGWEHSMKNELIVATYKNLPRRRPTERLQEVLQTVGLEELGHRFYAEQVAESAR
- the iscX gene encoding Fe-S cluster assembly protein IscX gives rise to the protein MKWTDITAIAEALYDKYPNLDPTSIRFTDLHNWVVTLEGFDDDHKRGGEKILEAIQQAWIDEAQ
- the hscA gene encoding Fe-S protein assembly chaperone HscA produces the protein MALLQISEPGMSTAPHQHRLAVGIDLGTTNSLVATVRSSIPEVLNDEDGRPLLPSVVRYLPNGHAHIGYKAQAAQTTDPKNTIVSVKRFMGRGLKDIAYVENLPYDFVDGPGMVQLKTVAGIKSPVETSAQILATLRQRAEDALGDDLVGAVITVPAYFDDAQRQATKDAAQLAGLNVLRLLSEPTAAAIAYGLDNASEGLFAVYDLGGGTFDISILKLSKGVFEVLSTGGDSALGGDDFDHRLFCWIHEQEKLAPLNDEDTAVLMVKAREAKELLSTKSEVTVDAILSSGEEVHLKITAEKFAEITKHLVAKTMNAIKKALRDANVDADDIDGVVMVGGATRMPHVQRAVGEYFHTIPHANIDPDKVVALGAAIQANLLAGNRAPGDDWLLLDVIPLSLGIETMGGLVEKIIPRNSTIPCARAQEFTTFKDGQTALAVHVLQGERELVSDCRSLARFELRGIPPMAAGAARIRITYQVDADGLLSVSARELRSNVEASITVKPSYGLGDDDVARMLQDSYASAETDMKARALREEQVEAERILLATQAALDEDAALLSDEERTAVDALMTSTRAILAQSQAGTVDHTAVKAAVEALAHGTEEFASRRMDRSVRSALAGKALDQVA
- the hscB gene encoding Fe-S protein assembly co-chaperone HscB, which produces MQNHFELFNLPQRFAIDGAALDAAYRDVQSRVHPDKFVNATDAEKRVAMQWATRANEAYQTLKNPQQRARYLCELHGVDLQTESNTAMPMAFLMQQMEWREELAEARAGKDAALLDQLDAQLRAARKEQLQAIEAQLDGADYHAAAQGVRALMFLEKFGEEVRFAFDAIEA